From Amycolatopsis sp. cg9, one genomic window encodes:
- a CDS encoding HEAT repeat domain-containing protein, which yields MPETNSGLFAERVAAREKHLPRHWAEAHLLEHGADGSTEGRMTFDSFVVHVRDAGEITWVVHGPAGSGKTTVLRALEIALLRAEVPVLFVNASMLRRAPITKGMDAVDFVRQSRPPGIPEKLWKSRVKHRKVVVLLDGVNEIRREFPTGREARLITQLAGGNHGLAVVLTSRQADESIGEFRSIRRLRLQDLTQEQVRAYLADHGLDPDRHLAWLRKIGLAGLSSNPLLLEALVTHVSRHTTDDVRDPNSRAELVRNAAHRHMAPDRVPPKVSHHIESGMSVDSVWSACAVLSHFGESGEFTRHEVLQILGKCLPAESATDFLDFFLNAGPIDSDVQVSAVTARSYSLSHQRYAECGLALGWGPRTPPPIASSGEFFGGFIADWCALQPDPARATAMIVKAAAAEFRFETVCDLVVANAPLMDEETKNEAWRALGRGLTMSRARRTRLADELGSLPRATAVEGISRGLLDGLAADDTEVWALVRDALITGTLDGRQLQKYFRQADRRRSIEGELANPRRSKTTSPEPARTTGAAVVQEHVSEREEVRPPGADRAPGDKGTGVPTSSLAPDVATAGGASDVGDAVHFAELTTDRLIRMLVDDEKHVRVQAAIQLNGRPDVDSPVLAAFEDLDDIDSTIRMLSALGRIGSPVFIPTLANFLDDADVVVRGKALTALGRIGSPAAAEKIRPKLLDADGGARGAAVTALGRCGNVQDVHRIVTVMSDQDTITQFSAIGAMFRFFNYRGPGETREEFPAEDVALAVAALDGAEPGSLVAFCSMIQKTAVPNREAILDRLTRHSVAKVRGAALTALGSVHPELGADRARAMLDDRDDVNRAAAITVIYRSGAADAELLRGFLYDPASCVRGTTSQAVGRLGDLVSLDRVIELLRDVDPIVRGSAATACALLNGVQAVPILVQMLDDPMDNVRGSAAKALGLLGAPEAIDPLCRSLADCVPYVRGTAAAALAVLADPAATSALIPVAADPDAGVRRAAVGALGRIGDLTGLPSIIEAMHDEDAAVRWNAATAAGRIGDPSVCDILVPLLEDEDSHVRGATATALGWLGQESSVAPLMNSAKDSVARVRGSVATALGRIGDPRSVPVLVALAIDKDDVVRSSAVTAVGRGGFTSAMDLVRAALIDDSPEVRGGAVRAMARLSPTSDLREVLADRDPRVRRAAIAAIGDSSGTDDGMLLHALNDDDEEVRLVAVVALGRRHSAGAVAYLQQALDDPSEAVGSMAVQSLGQVVDEADRTVLIQALRSSRRAVRLAAADVLGVDAGPGTRSALEDLLRHPDGRSRAAGAQALGRIGDALSEPALIEALRDPDSYVRGFAAAALARTSVGSENARTALLGRLGDPVEAVVGMAARALGALGGENVADALRRCASDSDVSLWTRATAVQAVAPLFHRPQEWLRVLADQFTGSSPRSGAAKFRGATIAAVIRGPWDDDVCRWTTGILLEDRDPINQTAAAAVLAKHGRLPVELAARFLSNLEDAGRLRRSDTIPERLTGDAAAAAVLRGVTASSASDPAGVANASAFVAGALNRTASSSMVSSALSALDALDSAAARSFLDDLTKSLTSDTRTRFATLIDRAAERLTERTAEEESYRRLSRTPERFLEAFMRSNSEGEDATPAMSCDIGLITIIGEESRAVIEWLEEHDPSAEKRGPGGVRFVYRADVPAGSGRSRIVMTQAIEQNQTSASNAADYLVEHFSPRFLILLGVAGGIHADVTLGDVVIGTHVIDYGPAASTSNGPRHRGSAFRPPVRVVAALNNYFARHGEPRQLTAHHESAELGRSLFALQRGPIGTGPRVVKFKDAEERTFLSNYNEKTLALETEAEAVARHFYEQGDDGTITGYMVLRAISDHADEEKDDRWKLAASRNAVAALKELLPVIVEAL from the coding sequence ATGCCGGAAACCAACTCAGGCCTGTTCGCAGAACGCGTGGCTGCGCGGGAAAAGCACCTGCCACGCCATTGGGCGGAGGCCCACCTCCTCGAACACGGCGCAGACGGATCAACCGAAGGTCGAATGACGTTCGACTCCTTCGTCGTGCACGTCCGCGACGCCGGGGAGATCACCTGGGTCGTGCACGGCCCGGCCGGCTCCGGAAAGACGACCGTTCTACGCGCACTGGAGATTGCGCTCCTCAGAGCAGAGGTGCCAGTCCTGTTCGTGAACGCTTCCATGCTCAGGCGAGCGCCGATCACCAAAGGAATGGACGCTGTAGACTTCGTTCGGCAATCGCGACCTCCTGGAATTCCGGAGAAGCTTTGGAAATCGCGGGTCAAACACAGGAAGGTGGTTGTTCTCCTCGACGGCGTCAACGAGATACGTCGCGAGTTCCCGACCGGACGGGAAGCGCGTCTGATCACTCAGTTGGCCGGAGGCAACCACGGACTCGCGGTGGTGCTGACGAGCCGTCAGGCAGATGAATCGATCGGCGAGTTCAGGTCTATACGGCGACTCCGTCTGCAGGACCTCACCCAAGAGCAGGTAAGAGCCTATCTGGCCGATCACGGGCTGGATCCGGACAGGCACCTTGCTTGGCTGCGGAAGATCGGCCTCGCGGGATTGTCGTCGAACCCCCTGTTGCTGGAAGCGCTCGTCACACACGTCAGCCGGCACACAACCGACGACGTGCGGGATCCCAACTCGCGTGCGGAGCTCGTCCGCAACGCCGCGCACAGGCACATGGCACCCGACCGGGTCCCTCCGAAAGTCAGTCACCACATCGAATCCGGCATGTCAGTGGATTCAGTCTGGTCCGCGTGTGCCGTGCTGTCCCACTTCGGCGAGTCAGGCGAATTCACGAGACACGAGGTTCTCCAGATTCTCGGAAAATGCCTTCCTGCCGAGTCTGCGACCGACTTCCTCGACTTCTTTCTGAATGCAGGGCCTATCGATTCGGATGTTCAGGTATCGGCCGTGACCGCGCGATCCTACTCGCTCAGTCATCAGCGGTATGCCGAGTGCGGTCTTGCGCTGGGTTGGGGCCCCCGGACTCCGCCGCCGATTGCATCGTCCGGTGAGTTCTTCGGAGGTTTCATCGCCGACTGGTGCGCCCTGCAGCCCGATCCGGCAAGAGCGACGGCCATGATCGTCAAAGCCGCGGCTGCGGAGTTCCGGTTCGAGACGGTCTGCGACCTCGTGGTCGCCAACGCCCCCCTCATGGATGAAGAAACGAAGAACGAAGCCTGGCGCGCGCTCGGCCGTGGTCTCACGATGTCGCGCGCGCGCCGGACCAGGCTGGCGGACGAACTCGGGTCGCTGCCTCGTGCGACCGCTGTAGAAGGAATCTCGAGAGGGCTCCTCGACGGCCTCGCCGCCGACGACACGGAGGTCTGGGCACTCGTCCGGGATGCGCTGATCACCGGGACACTGGACGGGCGGCAGCTGCAGAAGTACTTCCGCCAGGCCGATCGCCGCAGGTCCATCGAGGGGGAGCTGGCCAACCCGCGTAGGTCGAAGACGACATCCCCCGAGCCGGCGCGCACAACAGGCGCCGCCGTCGTGCAGGAGCACGTCTCCGAGAGGGAGGAAGTGCGTCCGCCCGGCGCGGACCGCGCGCCGGGTGACAAAGGTACCGGCGTCCCCACGTCATCGCTCGCTCCCGATGTAGCTACCGCGGGAGGCGCCTCGGACGTCGGCGATGCCGTCCACTTCGCGGAGCTCACCACGGACCGTCTGATCCGAATGCTGGTGGACGACGAGAAACATGTGCGCGTACAGGCCGCTATCCAGTTGAACGGTCGCCCGGACGTCGACTCACCTGTGCTGGCCGCCTTCGAGGATCTCGACGACATCGACTCGACGATTCGCATGCTGAGCGCCCTTGGCAGGATCGGCTCGCCTGTATTCATCCCGACCTTGGCGAATTTCCTGGACGATGCTGATGTCGTTGTCCGCGGCAAAGCGCTCACGGCGCTGGGCCGTATCGGGTCGCCGGCCGCTGCGGAGAAGATCCGGCCCAAGCTCCTCGATGCGGATGGCGGGGCCAGAGGTGCGGCAGTGACCGCTCTGGGGCGTTGTGGCAACGTTCAGGACGTGCATCGGATCGTAACCGTCATGAGCGATCAGGATACGATCACCCAGTTCTCCGCGATCGGCGCCATGTTCCGATTCTTCAACTACCGCGGACCGGGCGAGACTCGTGAGGAGTTCCCGGCGGAAGATGTCGCCCTCGCGGTAGCGGCCCTTGATGGCGCCGAACCGGGATCCCTCGTGGCGTTCTGTTCGATGATTCAGAAGACGGCCGTCCCGAATCGGGAAGCAATCCTGGACCGGCTGACCCGTCATTCGGTGGCCAAGGTTCGCGGGGCGGCCCTGACTGCGCTCGGCAGCGTGCATCCCGAACTCGGCGCGGACCGCGCTCGCGCGATGCTGGACGACCGAGACGACGTGAACCGAGCGGCGGCCATCACGGTGATCTACCGGAGCGGAGCAGCCGATGCAGAACTCCTGCGTGGATTCCTCTACGATCCTGCGAGCTGCGTGCGCGGAACGACGTCCCAGGCCGTTGGCCGGCTCGGCGACCTCGTCTCCCTCGATCGGGTCATCGAGCTCCTCCGGGACGTGGACCCCATAGTCCGTGGTTCCGCGGCCACGGCCTGTGCGCTGCTCAACGGTGTCCAGGCGGTGCCCATCCTGGTACAGATGCTGGACGACCCGATGGACAACGTCCGCGGCTCAGCGGCAAAGGCACTGGGTCTGCTCGGCGCCCCCGAGGCGATCGATCCGTTGTGTCGTTCACTCGCAGACTGCGTCCCCTATGTCCGCGGAACGGCTGCGGCGGCGCTCGCGGTCCTCGCCGATCCGGCCGCGACTTCCGCGCTCATCCCCGTTGCGGCTGACCCCGACGCTGGGGTCCGCAGGGCGGCAGTCGGGGCTCTGGGCAGAATTGGAGATTTGACAGGTCTGCCGAGCATCATCGAGGCGATGCACGACGAGGATGCCGCCGTCCGGTGGAACGCCGCGACGGCAGCAGGCCGTATCGGTGATCCGTCCGTCTGCGACATCCTCGTCCCGCTGCTGGAGGACGAGGACTCGCACGTGCGCGGCGCGACTGCGACGGCACTCGGCTGGCTGGGACAGGAGTCTTCGGTCGCTCCTTTGATGAACAGCGCGAAAGACAGCGTCGCCCGGGTCCGCGGTTCGGTCGCGACCGCACTCGGCCGGATCGGAGACCCGCGATCGGTACCGGTCTTGGTTGCCCTGGCGATCGACAAGGACGACGTTGTGCGCTCGTCGGCGGTCACCGCCGTCGGCCGCGGGGGTTTCACCTCCGCGATGGACTTGGTTCGCGCCGCATTGATCGATGATTCTCCGGAAGTGCGAGGCGGAGCTGTTCGCGCAATGGCCCGATTGAGCCCGACGTCCGACCTGAGGGAGGTCTTGGCAGACCGCGATCCCAGAGTCCGTCGGGCGGCCATCGCCGCGATCGGTGACAGCTCCGGCACGGACGACGGTATGCTGCTCCACGCTCTGAACGACGACGACGAAGAGGTCCGCCTCGTCGCCGTCGTCGCGTTGGGAAGGCGACATTCCGCTGGGGCGGTGGCCTACCTGCAGCAGGCGCTGGACGATCCGTCCGAAGCCGTCGGCAGCATGGCCGTGCAGTCCCTGGGCCAAGTGGTCGACGAAGCGGACCGGACCGTGCTCATCCAAGCCCTGAGATCGTCGCGGCGAGCGGTTCGGCTGGCGGCCGCTGACGTCCTCGGCGTGGACGCTGGACCAGGCACCAGGTCTGCACTGGAAGACCTTCTCCGCCATCCCGACGGTCGAAGTAGAGCGGCCGGTGCGCAGGCACTCGGCCGGATCGGAGACGCTCTGTCCGAGCCGGCGCTGATAGAGGCGTTGCGGGACCCCGACAGCTACGTGCGCGGCTTCGCTGCGGCCGCCCTCGCTCGGACCAGCGTGGGTTCGGAGAACGCTCGGACCGCGCTGCTCGGGAGGCTGGGCGATCCCGTCGAGGCGGTGGTCGGCATGGCTGCCCGCGCACTGGGCGCCCTCGGCGGCGAGAACGTCGCAGATGCTCTGCGGAGGTGCGCATCGGACAGCGATGTGAGTCTGTGGACACGGGCAACAGCAGTTCAGGCTGTCGCACCACTGTTCCATCGTCCGCAGGAATGGCTGAGAGTCCTCGCCGATCAATTCACGGGATCGTCTCCGCGATCAGGTGCGGCCAAGTTCCGTGGCGCGACCATCGCCGCCGTCATCCGTGGCCCATGGGACGACGACGTCTGCCGGTGGACGACGGGCATCCTTCTCGAGGATCGTGACCCCATCAACCAAACCGCCGCCGCGGCAGTGCTGGCGAAACACGGACGGCTCCCCGTCGAATTGGCAGCTCGGTTCCTGTCCAACCTGGAGGACGCCGGCCGGCTGCGCCGCAGCGACACCATCCCGGAGCGCCTCACCGGTGACGCGGCAGCAGCCGCCGTGCTCCGAGGGGTCACCGCGTCCTCTGCAAGCGATCCGGCAGGAGTCGCGAACGCGAGTGCGTTCGTGGCCGGCGCGCTCAACCGAACCGCTTCGTCCAGCATGGTGAGCTCTGCGCTCTCGGCACTGGACGCTCTGGATTCCGCAGCGGCACGCTCGTTCCTGGATGACTTGACCAAGAGCCTGACCAGTGACACGAGGACGCGCTTCGCGACCCTCATCGACCGGGCGGCGGAGCGGCTGACCGAAAGAACCGCAGAAGAGGAATCCTATCGAAGGCTCAGTCGGACACCGGAACGGTTCTTGGAAGCCTTCATGCGCTCGAACTCAGAAGGAGAGGACGCTACTCCCGCCATGAGTTGCGACATCGGCCTCATCACGATCATCGGAGAAGAATCGCGGGCGGTGATCGAGTGGCTCGAGGAACACGATCCTTCTGCCGAGAAACGGGGGCCGGGAGGAGTGCGCTTCGTGTATCGAGCCGATGTGCCCGCGGGCTCCGGAAGATCGCGGATCGTCATGACCCAAGCGATAGAACAGAATCAAACGTCGGCAAGCAACGCCGCCGACTACCTCGTCGAGCACTTCTCACCTCGTTTCCTGATCTTGCTCGGCGTAGCCGGCGGAATCCACGCCGATGTGACGCTCGGCGATGTCGTCATAGGTACCCACGTCATCGATTACGGTCCGGCGGCGAGTACCTCGAACGGGCCCCGTCATCGCGGGTCGGCATTCCGTCCACCGGTGCGTGTCGTCGCGGCCTTGAACAACTACTTCGCGCGACACGGTGAGCCACGACAGCTCACCGCGCACCACGAGAGCGCGGAGCTTGGTCGCTCCCTGTTCGCGCTGCAGAGGGGTCCGATCGGAACCGGACCTCGCGTCGTGAAGTTCAAGGATGCGGAGGAGCGGACCTTCCTGAGCAATTACAATGAGAAGACGCTCGCGCTCGAGACTGAAGCAGAGGCGGTCGCACGTCATTTCTATGAGCAGGGCGACGATGGGACGATCACCGGCTACATGGTTCTCAGGGCAATTTCCGACCATGCTGACGAGGAGAAAGATGACCGGTGGAAGTTGGCGGCGTCCCGGAACGCAGTCGCCGCGCTCAAAGAGCTCCTTCCCGTAATCGTCGAGGCTCTGTAG
- a CDS encoding TetR/AcrR family transcriptional regulator, with the protein MPGSPDPSRRSETARRAILAAALDLAGTLGYAKLSIEGIAQAAGVGKQTIYRWWPSKGALLFDAFLTLAGEGEDAALPDTGDLAADLKLVLRATLTELADPRYDRPMRALHTEIVHDPALAADYAKRLDGPMRELKKTRLRSAQEAGELATDLDLDVAVDLLWGPLLNRWLQRTGPLTPEYTDQLVDTALRGLRSR; encoded by the coding sequence GTGCCCGGATCCCCCGACCCCAGCCGCCGCAGCGAAACCGCGCGGCGAGCCATCCTCGCCGCCGCGCTGGACCTCGCCGGGACGCTGGGCTACGCGAAGCTCAGCATCGAAGGCATCGCCCAGGCCGCCGGCGTCGGCAAGCAGACGATCTACCGCTGGTGGCCGTCGAAGGGCGCGCTGCTGTTCGACGCCTTCCTGACACTCGCGGGCGAAGGCGAGGACGCGGCCCTGCCCGACACCGGCGACCTGGCCGCCGACCTGAAACTGGTCCTCCGTGCCACGCTCACCGAGCTCGCCGACCCGCGCTACGACCGGCCGATGCGCGCCCTGCACACCGAAATCGTCCACGACCCGGCCCTGGCGGCGGACTACGCGAAGCGCCTGGACGGCCCGATGCGCGAGCTGAAGAAGACCCGGCTGCGCAGCGCCCAGGAGGCGGGCGAACTGGCCACGGACCTCGACCTGGACGTGGCCGTCGACCTGCTGTGGGGCCCGCTGCTCAACCGCTGGCTCCAGCGCACCGGCCCGCTGACCCCGGAGTACACCGACCAGCTGGTGGACACCGCCCTGCGCGGCCTGCGGTCACGCTAA
- a CDS encoding SDR family oxidoreductase has protein sequence METARVWFVTGAGRGLGRAFTEAALAAGDRVAGVARDVSPLADLAAAHPERLLAFPLDVTDRAAVFAAVDRAAAHFGRLDVVVNNAGSLHTGMVEEFGEAQARAQLDLNFFGALWVSQAVVPHLRARGSGHILQISSIGALGGFPSTGLYSASKFALEGMSEALAAEVAGFGVKVTVVQPGGYWTGLYDSSTAATPDPRYDGLREELAKQWAEGSVDSEPRLAAEAVLKLVRSDDPPLRLLLGSMVYDLAFTLSRQRMATWAGWEEVSRAAEKAVPMPG, from the coding sequence ATGGAAACCGCGCGCGTCTGGTTCGTCACGGGAGCCGGCCGGGGGCTCGGCCGCGCCTTCACCGAAGCCGCGCTCGCCGCCGGGGACCGGGTGGCCGGCGTGGCGCGTGACGTCTCGCCGCTGGCGGACCTCGCCGCCGCGCACCCGGAGCGGCTGCTGGCCTTCCCGCTCGACGTCACCGACCGGGCGGCGGTCTTCGCCGCCGTCGACCGCGCCGCCGCGCACTTCGGGCGGCTCGACGTCGTGGTCAACAACGCCGGGTCGCTCCACACCGGGATGGTCGAGGAGTTCGGCGAGGCGCAGGCCCGCGCGCAGCTGGACCTCAACTTCTTCGGCGCGCTGTGGGTGAGCCAGGCCGTCGTGCCGCACCTGCGGGCCCGGGGGAGCGGGCACATCCTGCAGATCTCGAGCATCGGCGCGCTCGGCGGGTTCCCCAGCACGGGCCTCTACAGCGCGAGCAAGTTCGCGCTGGAGGGGATGAGCGAGGCGCTGGCCGCCGAGGTCGCCGGGTTCGGGGTCAAGGTCACCGTCGTCCAGCCCGGCGGCTACTGGACCGGCCTCTACGACAGCAGCACCGCGGCCACGCCGGACCCGCGCTACGACGGGCTGCGGGAGGAACTCGCGAAGCAGTGGGCCGAGGGTTCGGTCGACAGCGAGCCGCGGCTGGCCGCCGAAGCCGTGCTGAAGCTGGTCCGGAGCGACGACCCGCCGCTGCGGCTGCTGCTCGGCAGCATGGTCTACGACCTCGCCTTCACCCTCTCGCGGCAGCGCATGGCGACCTGGGCGGGCTGGGAGGAGGTCAGCCGCGCCGCGGAGAAGGCGGTGCCGATGCCGGGCTGA
- a CDS encoding acetyl-CoA hydrolase/transferase family protein, protein MRVLSEEQLGAVLAGVAAPVPRVVVSGNFATPARALAVLDAALAEYRLFALNAQDGVPDRPGVLLETPFVGPGMRGRAGLRYFPSRLSLVPQLLKQSLPPDVVLVHTSVPVDGAVSLGTEVNILPAAIEAVRARGGLVVAQVNPRMPFTHGDGLLPVDEIDYALEVDEPLRSPVPRPLGGTAREIGERVAGLVADGATLQLGIGGIPDATLAALTGRRGLAVWSEMFSDGVLALDLAGALDPAEPVTASFVFGSAELYKWVDRNPRVRLLRTEKTNDPAVIARQRRLVSVNSALEVDLYAQANASRVRGAIYSGFGGQTDFVVGALHSPGGRAIIALPSWHPKADVSTVVPRLAGPVTSFQHSFFVSEHGVAAIWGHDAGEQARQIVARVAHPDARAELRERGRELGFALP, encoded by the coding sequence ATGCGGGTTCTCTCGGAAGAGCAGCTGGGCGCGGTGCTGGCGGGGGTGGCGGCGCCGGTGCCACGGGTGGTGGTCAGCGGGAACTTCGCGACGCCGGCCCGGGCGCTGGCCGTCCTCGACGCGGCGCTCGCGGAGTACCGGCTGTTCGCGCTGAACGCGCAGGACGGCGTGCCGGACCGGCCGGGCGTGCTGCTCGAGACCCCGTTCGTCGGGCCGGGGATGCGCGGCCGCGCCGGGCTGCGGTACTTCCCGTCCCGGCTGTCGCTGGTGCCGCAGCTGCTCAAGCAGTCGCTGCCACCGGACGTCGTGCTGGTGCACACGTCGGTGCCGGTCGACGGGGCCGTGTCGCTGGGCACCGAGGTCAACATCCTGCCCGCGGCGATCGAAGCCGTCCGCGCCCGCGGCGGCCTGGTGGTCGCGCAGGTGAACCCGCGGATGCCGTTCACGCACGGCGACGGGCTGCTGCCGGTCGACGAAATCGACTACGCGCTCGAGGTCGACGAGCCGCTCCGGTCGCCGGTGCCGCGCCCGCTGGGCGGTACCGCGCGGGAGATCGGCGAGCGGGTGGCCGGCCTGGTCGCCGACGGCGCGACGCTCCAGCTGGGCATCGGCGGGATCCCGGACGCGACGCTGGCCGCGCTGACCGGCCGCCGCGGGCTGGCGGTGTGGTCGGAGATGTTCAGCGACGGCGTGCTCGCGCTCGACCTCGCCGGCGCCCTCGACCCGGCCGAGCCGGTCACGGCGTCGTTCGTGTTCGGCAGCGCCGAGCTGTACAAGTGGGTCGACCGCAACCCCCGGGTGCGGTTGCTGCGCACGGAAAAGACGAACGACCCCGCGGTGATCGCCCGCCAGCGCCGGCTGGTGTCGGTGAACAGCGCGCTGGAGGTCGACCTGTACGCGCAGGCCAACGCGAGCCGGGTGCGCGGAGCGATCTACTCGGGCTTCGGCGGGCAGACGGACTTCGTGGTCGGCGCGCTGCACTCCCCGGGCGGCCGGGCGATCATCGCGCTCCCGTCGTGGCACCCCAAGGCGGACGTCTCGACCGTGGTGCCGCGGCTGGCCGGCCCGGTGACGTCGTTCCAGCACAGCTTTTTCGTGAGCGAGCACGGCGTCGCGGCGATCTGGGGGCACGACGCCGGGGAACAGGCCCGGCAGATCGTGGCGCGGGTCGCGCACCCGGATGCACGCGCGGAGCTGCGGGAGCGCGGGCGGGAACTGGGTTTCGCGCTGCCGTAG
- a CDS encoding roadblock/LC7 domain-containing protein gives MDFEALATQLRELRENVAGVTGTVLAAVDGIPIIADADDHLDPAKISALAAADLGIARQAAEMTGKGTLSQTVVFGSEGYMAVYAVGRLALMVVLGDKGLNVGRLLFEARPVIERIGTILAA, from the coding sequence TTGGATTTCGAAGCATTGGCCACCCAACTGCGCGAACTCCGGGAAAACGTCGCCGGCGTGACCGGTACGGTGCTCGCCGCCGTCGACGGGATACCCATCATCGCCGACGCGGACGACCACCTGGATCCGGCGAAGATCTCCGCGCTCGCCGCCGCCGACCTGGGAATCGCACGTCAGGCGGCCGAAATGACGGGGAAGGGCACGCTCAGCCAGACCGTCGTGTTCGGCAGCGAGGGCTACATGGCCGTCTACGCCGTGGGGCGGCTGGCGCTGATGGTCGTGCTCGGGGACAAGGGACTCAACGTCGGGCGCCTGCTGTTCGAGGCCCGGCCCGTCATCGAGCGCATCGGCACGATCCTGGCCGCGTAG
- a CDS encoding SGNH/GDSL hydrolase family protein: protein MLLDVAAAVLPGVRRVRAQKEPYARAWAEAGRTAVGSGRPLWAALGDSMTQGIGADTVAGGWVPRLNARLGEPFAVVNLSASGARIADVLTGQLPRLHALPAAPALVTVLVGANDMLTPARRRGTPERFAELLAGLPVGCSVVATLPRGNPEARAINALIEAAADRGQVHLAEFRGPALGPLRGSLAADWFHPNDVGYARMARIFEAPVRAAAGSPTS from the coding sequence GTGTTGCTCGACGTAGCCGCCGCCGTGCTGCCCGGCGTCCGCCGGGTCCGGGCGCAGAAGGAGCCCTACGCGCGCGCCTGGGCGGAGGCCGGACGCACCGCCGTGGGCTCCGGCCGGCCGCTGTGGGCCGCGCTCGGCGACTCGATGACGCAGGGCATCGGCGCCGACACGGTCGCCGGCGGCTGGGTACCCCGGCTGAACGCCCGCCTCGGCGAGCCCTTCGCCGTGGTCAACCTGTCCGCGTCCGGCGCCCGCATCGCCGACGTCCTGACCGGCCAGCTGCCCCGGCTGCACGCGCTCCCGGCGGCGCCGGCACTGGTGACGGTCCTGGTGGGCGCCAACGACATGCTGACCCCGGCCCGCCGCCGCGGCACGCCGGAGCGCTTCGCCGAACTGCTCGCCGGGCTCCCGGTGGGGTGTTCGGTGGTCGCCACCCTGCCCCGGGGCAACCCCGAGGCCCGGGCGATCAACGCCCTCATCGAAGCGGCGGCGGACCGCGGGCAGGTCCACCTGGCCGAATTCCGCGGCCCGGCGCTGGGTCCGTTGCGCGGCAGCCTCGCCGCTGACTGGTTCCACCCGAACGACGTCGGCTACGCCCGGATGGCCCGGATCTTCGAGGCCCCGGTGCGCGCCGCCGCGGGGTCCCCGACGTCTTGA
- a CDS encoding CsbD family protein yields MNDKLENKAEELKGKAKEALGNATDNEQWQAEGRAEQGKANLKQAGEKVKDAVKGVLD; encoded by the coding sequence GTGAACGACAAGCTGGAAAACAAGGCCGAAGAGCTCAAGGGCAAGGCGAAGGAGGCGCTCGGCAACGCCACGGACAACGAGCAGTGGCAGGCCGAAGGCCGGGCCGAGCAGGGCAAGGCCAACCTCAAGCAGGCCGGCGAGAAGGTCAAGGACGCGGTCAAGGGCGTCCTCGACTGA